From one Eucalyptus grandis isolate ANBG69807.140 chromosome 9, ASM1654582v1, whole genome shotgun sequence genomic stretch:
- the LOC104433488 gene encoding uncharacterized protein LOC104433488, producing MNHLARRASSILQRPSWASCGGGGGGGHLNHQQSRGIRVKVLNGNLEQALGFMQRTMQSSGIERLIKREQTHHLKNSEKRVLARKLLERKIRSQDLARKLKAILIKKVRGL from the exons ATGAACCACCTCGCGCGACGAGCGTCCTCCATCCTGCAGCGGCCGAGCTGGGCTtcctgcggcggcggcggcggcggcggccaccTTAACCACCAGCAGTCGCGGGGGATCCGAGTGAAGGTCCTGAATGGCAACCTCGAGCAGGCCCTCGGCTTCATGCAGCGGACGATGCAGTCGAGCGGGATCGAGCGCCTGATCAAGCGCGAGCAGACGCACCACCTCAAGAACTCCGAGAAGCGCGTCCTGGCCCGCAAGCTCCTCGAGCGCAAGATCCGGTCCCAGGACCTCGCTCGCAAGCTCAAGGCCATCCTCATCAAGAAAGTCAG GGGTCTATAG